In the Mesorhizobium sp. WSM2240 genome, CGGCTGACGAGGAGCACTGGGCATGGGCCGCAACGATAGCAGGAAACGAACCGAAACGCTCGATTACATCCAGTCCATGCTGGGGCAGTTGCGCGTCATGGCCGAGAACGAACGCTGCGACATGCTCGCTTACCTGATCGAGATGGCATTTCTCGAGGCAGGCGAGGTCGCCCGCGGCGAACGTCCGTCACGGGCAGGCCGGGACAAGCGGGACAGCGCCGCGTAAAAACGTTGAATGCCCCACCACGTAGATAAGTCGCCGAATTGAGTCTACCCGACCAGCGAAACAGCCCCGCCCGCATGCCGCTCCAGGCGTCCGGCAAGGTCGAGTTCCAGCAGGATCATGAACATCTGCGCCGGATGCAGACCGGTATGCCGGATCAGTTCATCGATGCCGGTGGGCGTCGGGCCGAGAGCTTCGACCACTCGGGCGCGATCGTCGTCGCCGGGAGGCGGCGTGGCGGAGAAATCCGGCGGCTCTTCCAGCGGACCTGTCGGCGGAACCGGCCTGCCGGTGAGCGGCGCGAGCGCCTCGATGATGTCTGCGGTTTCGGTGACGAGAATCGCCCCGTCCTTCAAAAGCCCGTTTGCCCCCGCCGCGCGCGGATCGAGCGGCGAGCCGGGCACGGCGAAGACCAGCCGTCCCATCTCGCCGGCTAGCCTTGCACTGATCAGCGAGCCGGATCGCTTGGCTGCTTCGACCACGACGAGACCCAGCGCTATGCCGGCGACGATGCGGTTTCGGCGCGGAAAATCCTGCGCGCGCGGCTCCCATCCGAACGGCATTTCCGAAACGATCGCGCCGCCATTCGCGGCGATCTCGTCGCAGAGGTCTGCGTTTTCGGGCGGGTAGGGTCGATCGAGGCCGCCGGCCAGCACGCCGATCGTGCCGGTCGAAAGGCTGCCCTGATGCGCCGCCGTGTCGATGCCGCGCGCCAGGCCGGACACGATAGCGTGGCCTTCGCGGCCGAGATCGGCGGCAAGCATGCGCGCCATCTTGATGCCGGCCAGCGAAGCGTTGCGCGCGCCGACGATCGCGACAGCGGGGAGAAAAAACACCGCGCCGGTCCCCTTCACCGCCAGCAGCGGCGGCGGATTATCCATGCGCCGCAACATCGACGGATAGTCCGCCTCGCCGATGCAGACAATGCGCGCACCCATCCGCCGCGCGGCCTCCATCTCGGCCTCGGCTTCGTTCTGGGAAGGTATGCGCAGGCTGCGCTGCGCGCCGCCATTAGTCATCAGTTCGGGAAGCATCTCCAGCGCGGTCTCGGCCGAGCCGAAGCGGTTTATCAGGTCGCGGAACGTCGCCGGCCCGACATTCGGGGTCCGTATCAGCCTCAGCCAGCTCAGCCGCTGCCGGTCGCTCAGGCGGGGACCGGCGGCAGGTTCGGTCATCCTCTGGCCCCGATGCGGGATTCGGAGCCGGCCAGCAGCCGTGAAATATTGGCCCGGTGCTTGATGAAGACGATCACCGTCATCACGGCGAACAGCACGGCGTAGTCGATGCGGCCGAGATATAAGAGTGTGAGCGGGACTGCCACAGACGCAAGTAGCGCCGCGAGCGACGAATAGCGCATGATGAAGGCGACGGCGAGCCAGACGGCGGCGAAGACCAGCGCCACCTTCCACGCCAGGCCGGCCAGCACACCGAGATAAGTCGCCACGCCCTTGCCGCCCTTGAAGCCCAGCCAAACAGGGAAGAGATGTCCCAGGAACGCGCCAAAGCCGGCAACCAGGGCAAGCTCCGGCCCGTAAATCCCGGCGATCAGCACCGCTGCGGTGCCCTTCAGCGCGTCGAGCAGAAGCGTCAGCGCCGCCAGGCCCTTGTTGCCGGTGCGCAGCACATTGGTCGCGCCGATATTGCCCGAACCGATATTGCGCACGTCGCCCAAGCCGGCGGCGCGGGTGATCAGCAGGCCGAACGGCACCGAGCCGAGCAGGTAGCCGAAGGCGAGAGCGGCGAGCAACTGCGTGTATAACATGGTGTCCCCGGGTTTTGGCCGATCTCGCTTGCCGGCCTAGGCCGAAAACACTGTGCGGCCCGCAACCATCGTTTGCAAGACCTTGCCCTGCAGCCGCGCCCCTTCGAAACACGTGTTTTTCGAGCGCGAGCGGATGCCGGCCTCGCTGACGACCCACGGCTCGTCGAGATCGACCAGAACAAGATCGGCCGGCGCTCCGGGCTTGAGTGTGCCGCCGGGCAGTCCGAACAATTTTGCCGGCGCGCTCGACAGCGCCTCGATCAGCCTGATTAGCGGGACCTCGTCATTGTGATGCAGCCGGAGCGCTGCGCCGAGCAGCGTTTCGAGTCCGATCGCACCGTCCGCGGCGTCGGCGAAGGGCAGGCGCTTGGTGTCGACATCCTGCGGATCGTGCGAGGAAACGATGATGTCGATCGTGCCGTTTCGCAGCGCCTCGATCACGGCGAGGCGGTCGTCCTCGGTGCGCAGCGGCGGCGAAAGCCGAAAGAAGGTGCGGTATTCGCCGACATCGTTCTCGTTGAGCGACAGATGGTTGATCGAAACGCCGGCCGTCACCTTCGCGCCGTCGGCCTTTGCCCGGGCCACGGCTTCCGCCGACATGGCCGTCGAGATTTTTGCCGCGTGATAGGCGCCACGCGTCAGGCGTGCCAGCATGAGGTCGCGCTCGAGCG is a window encoding:
- the dprA gene encoding DNA-processing protein DprA, encoding MTEPAAGPRLSDRQRLSWLRLIRTPNVGPATFRDLINRFGSAETALEMLPELMTNGGAQRSLRIPSQNEAEAEMEAARRMGARIVCIGEADYPSMLRRMDNPPPLLAVKGTGAVFFLPAVAIVGARNASLAGIKMARMLAADLGREGHAIVSGLARGIDTAAHQGSLSTGTIGVLAGGLDRPYPPENADLCDEIAANGGAIVSEMPFGWEPRAQDFPRRNRIVAGIALGLVVVEAAKRSGSLISARLAGEMGRLVFAVPGSPLDPRAAGANGLLKDGAILVTETADIIEALAPLTGRPVPPTGPLEEPPDFSATPPPGDDDRARVVEALGPTPTGIDELIRHTGLHPAQMFMILLELDLAGRLERHAGGAVSLVG
- the plsY gene encoding glycerol-3-phosphate 1-O-acyltransferase PlsY codes for the protein MLYTQLLAALAFGYLLGSVPFGLLITRAAGLGDVRNIGSGNIGATNVLRTGNKGLAALTLLLDALKGTAAVLIAGIYGPELALVAGFGAFLGHLFPVWLGFKGGKGVATYLGVLAGLAWKVALVFAAVWLAVAFIMRYSSLAALLASVAVPLTLLYLGRIDYAVLFAVMTVIVFIKHRANISRLLAGSESRIGARG